The following proteins come from a genomic window of Melioribacteraceae bacterium 4301-Me:
- a CDS encoding arginine repressor yields the protein MSAKLKRQNVIKEILATKVVSTHEDLIELLKKEHIYVTQATLSRDFAEMGVIRTIVGNTPKYLLNPEESGRKISKLISFEIISVEHNEALIVVRTLAGRAQGVAHYIDRLNVPEILGTVGGDDTVLVIPNSTKNLPKVVELIKEMMTDKL from the coding sequence ATGTCGGCTAAACTAAAAAGACAGAATGTTATAAAAGAAATTCTCGCTACAAAAGTTGTAAGCACACACGAAGACCTTATTGAGTTATTAAAAAAGGAACATATTTATGTTACCCAGGCAACATTGAGCCGCGATTTTGCTGAAATGGGGGTGATAAGAACAATTGTAGGTAATACTCCAAAGTATTTGCTTAATCCTGAAGAATCAGGCAGAAAGATTTCTAAACTGATAAGTTTTGAAATAATTAGCGTAGAACATAACGAGGCGTTAATTGTTGTTAGAACTTTAGCCGGCAGAGCACAAGGTGTAGCACATTATATCGACCGATTAAATGTACCGGAAATTTTAGGAACTGTAGGTGGCGACGATACAGTGCTCGTAATTCCAAACTCAACTAAAAACCTGCCAAAAGTTGTTGAACTAATTAAAGAAATGATGACAGATAAATTATAA
- a CDS encoding argininosuccinate synthase, whose protein sequence is MGKTKIVVAYSGGLDTSVMVKWLSEKFDAEIITATGNLGQRAELDNIEEKAKIAGASKSVILDLRHEFAVNYLWPALKASALYEGAYPLATAIGRPLLAKMMVDIALNEGAEVIAHGCTGKGNDQVRFEVGIQTLAPHLNVIAPLRFWEFKSREEEMDYAKKHKIPVKATKDSPYSIDENLWGIAIECGVLEDPTNAPPEDAYQITTNPKYAPDSPDEVKITFEKGIPVAINDINYDPVELIEYLNEIGAKNGVGRIDMIENRVVGIKSREIYEAPAATILHIAHNELEKLILDRETFRYKQSVSNKIANLIYDGLWFSPLFKSLMAFVDSTQENLTGEVTVELYKGNVRVLSRNSQFSLYNMKLATYTEEDIFDHRASEGFIKIYGLPYKTLSEVLNARKEKGVV, encoded by the coding sequence TTGGGAAAAACAAAAATTGTTGTTGCTTATTCCGGAGGATTGGATACTTCCGTAATGGTGAAGTGGCTCTCGGAAAAATTTGATGCCGAAATTATCACTGCAACGGGCAACTTAGGTCAACGAGCTGAACTTGATAATATTGAAGAAAAAGCAAAAATAGCTGGAGCCTCAAAATCTGTTATTTTGGATTTGCGCCACGAGTTTGCAGTAAACTATTTATGGCCAGCATTAAAAGCCAGCGCTTTATACGAGGGCGCTTATCCACTTGCCACTGCAATTGGAAGACCACTTCTTGCTAAGATGATGGTAGACATCGCACTTAACGAGGGTGCTGAAGTAATTGCTCATGGCTGTACTGGTAAAGGTAACGACCAAGTTCGTTTTGAAGTGGGAATTCAAACATTAGCACCTCATTTAAATGTTATAGCTCCGTTAAGGTTTTGGGAATTTAAAAGCCGTGAAGAAGAAATGGACTATGCTAAAAAACACAAAATACCAGTCAAAGCAACAAAAGATTCCCCATATTCTATAGATGAAAACCTGTGGGGGATTGCAATTGAATGCGGTGTGCTCGAAGACCCAACGAATGCACCACCAGAGGATGCATACCAAATTACAACTAACCCCAAGTATGCACCCGACTCACCCGACGAAGTAAAAATCACATTCGAAAAAGGAATTCCAGTTGCAATTAACGATATAAATTATGACCCAGTTGAGCTTATTGAGTACTTAAATGAAATTGGAGCTAAAAATGGTGTGGGCAGAATTGATATGATTGAAAATCGTGTAGTCGGAATTAAATCTAGAGAAATTTACGAAGCACCAGCAGCTACAATTTTACATATTGCACATAATGAACTTGAAAAATTAATTTTAGACCGCGAAACTTTTAGATATAAGCAGTCAGTTTCTAATAAAATTGCTAATTTAATTTATGATGGATTATGGTTCTCGCCGCTGTTTAAATCGCTAATGGCTTTTGTCGATTCAACACAAGAGAACTTAACAGGCGAGGTAACTGTTGAGCTTTATAAAGGCAATGTTCGAGTTTTATCCAGAAATTCTCAGTTCAGTTTGTACAATATGAAACTTGCTACTTATACCGAAGAAGATATATTTGACCATCGGGCAAGTGAAGGATTTATAAAAATATATGGGCTTCCGTACAAAACTCTCTCGGAAGTTTTAAATGCACGCAAGGAAAAAGGAGTTGTTTAA
- the argH gene encoding argininosuccinate lyase: MLWGGRFKKELDKLALKFSSSLNIDINLFEEDILVNLVHSEMLSNVGLITNEDFKKIKNGLNLILEEYRNGKWKPESEKFEDVHSAIESRLSELIGETAGKLHTGRSRNDQIATDERLWIKKVSSFLENNISNFQKTLIKVADVNINTIMPGYTHLQRAQPVSFAFHLLAYVEMLQRDKKRFNFVKNETNESPLGAGALAGSTLPLDRNYTTKKLGFAEPTRNALDSVSDRDFLLDFLNAVSIGMMHLSRLAEELILWSSSEWNFVQLPEEFTTGSSLMPQKKNPDMAELIRGKAGRTFGNYISLITTIKGLPLSYNRDLQEDKEHVFDSFFTYADSLTIMNKMFEKIEVNTNRFKEELKNSFILSTDLADWLVLNGIAFREAHRIVGELVKFCEENRISFSDLNLEQLKKINQIFTGDALKCLDVETSLQRKQTFGSPNPKLVKEQIEFWKDKLHESV, from the coding sequence ATGCTGTGGGGAGGAAGATTTAAAAAAGAATTAGATAAACTCGCATTAAAATTTTCCTCCTCTTTAAATATAGATATTAATTTATTTGAGGAAGATATCCTTGTAAACCTTGTTCATTCCGAAATGCTCTCTAATGTAGGTTTAATTACAAACGAAGATTTCAAAAAAATAAAAAACGGATTAAATCTAATTTTAGAAGAGTACAGAAATGGAAAATGGAAACCTGAAAGTGAAAAATTTGAAGATGTTCATTCAGCTATCGAATCAAGGTTAAGTGAATTAATTGGAGAGACTGCCGGAAAACTTCATACCGGTAGAAGTCGTAATGACCAAATTGCAACCGACGAAAGATTATGGATTAAAAAAGTTTCTTCTTTTCTTGAAAACAATATATCCAATTTCCAAAAAACCTTAATTAAAGTAGCTGATGTAAACATTAATACAATAATGCCGGGATACACTCACCTGCAAAGAGCACAGCCTGTTTCATTTGCCTTTCATTTGCTTGCTTATGTAGAAATGCTTCAGCGCGATAAAAAAAGATTTAACTTTGTTAAAAACGAAACCAATGAATCACCACTTGGCGCTGGCGCTTTAGCTGGTTCAACTTTACCATTAGATAGAAATTACACTACAAAAAAATTAGGATTTGCTGAACCCACCAGGAACGCTTTGGATTCAGTTTCCGACAGAGATTTCCTTTTAGATTTTTTAAATGCTGTATCAATTGGAATGATGCATTTAAGCCGACTTGCCGAGGAACTGATTTTATGGAGTTCAAGTGAATGGAACTTTGTACAACTGCCGGAGGAATTTACAACTGGTTCATCTTTGATGCCACAGAAAAAAAATCCCGATATGGCGGAACTGATTCGCGGCAAAGCTGGAAGAACTTTTGGAAATTATATTTCATTAATCACTACAATTAAAGGATTGCCGTTGAGCTATAACAGAGATCTTCAGGAAGATAAAGAACACGTATTCGATTCTTTTTTTACCTATGCCGATAGTTTGACAATAATGAATAAGATGTTCGAAAAGATAGAAGTAAACACAAATCGATTTAAAGAAGAATTAAAAAACAGTTTTATACTTTCAACAGACCTTGCCGATTGGTTGGTACTTAACGGGATTGCATTCCGAGAGGCTCATCGAATTGTTGGTGAACTTGTAAAATTTTGCGAAGAAAACAGAATCAGTTTTTCCGACTTAAACTTAGAGCAGCTAAAAAAAATAAATCAAATTTTTACTGGAGATGCACTTAAATGTCTTGATGTTGAAACCTCACTGCAAAGGAAGCAAACCTTTGGCTCACCAAATCCAAAACTCGTGAAAGAACAAATTGAGTTCTGGAAAGATAAATTGCATGAATCAGTTTGA
- a CDS encoding aldolase/citrate lyase family protein: protein MVKTKTKVNPEIGMSGKRGEKVRSDCHIEIELTKRNGVIIELNSKVNTLYGEVIKDLILQVCSFFEIKNAKIKIEDSGALPFTLAARFEAAYKQINFDDNREFLLPFNRKNYYKTQKDRLRRSRLYLPGKEPKFFPNAGLHKPDGIILDLEDSVAPSEKLAARYLVRNALRSVDFYGAERMVRINQLPMGLEDLRFVVPHNVHVILIPKCESADTVKQVEEEINIIRAEKNFSSEIYFMPIIESAAGVLKAYEIATASDNVCALTIGLEDYTADIGVERTNDGKESFYARSAIITAAKAAGVQAIDSVFSDVDDFEGLRKSVIEAKSLGFEGKGCIHPRQIKVVHEAFAPTEKEIEKAKKIVVAFKEAEKKKLGVVSLGSKMVDAPVVKRAQKIIDLALMYNLLEKNWEEKLQ, encoded by the coding sequence ATGGTGAAAACTAAAACAAAAGTAAATCCCGAAATTGGCATGTCTGGCAAACGCGGCGAAAAGGTACGCTCTGATTGTCATATAGAAATTGAGTTAACAAAAAGAAATGGAGTAATAATAGAACTTAATAGTAAAGTTAATACTCTGTACGGGGAGGTCATCAAAGACCTAATACTGCAGGTGTGTAGCTTTTTTGAAATAAAAAATGCAAAAATAAAAATTGAGGATAGTGGCGCTCTTCCATTTACACTTGCTGCAAGATTTGAAGCTGCATATAAACAAATTAACTTTGATGATAACAGAGAATTCCTTCTTCCGTTTAATCGAAAAAACTATTATAAAACTCAAAAAGACAGATTGCGTAGAAGTCGTTTGTATCTGCCAGGCAAGGAACCTAAGTTTTTTCCCAACGCGGGCCTACATAAACCCGATGGAATTATACTTGATCTTGAGGATAGCGTTGCACCATCTGAAAAATTAGCTGCAAGGTATTTAGTACGCAATGCCTTAAGGTCGGTAGATTTCTACGGAGCTGAAAGAATGGTAAGGATTAATCAACTGCCGATGGGATTAGAAGATTTACGTTTTGTGGTTCCGCATAATGTGCATGTAATCTTAATACCCAAATGTGAGTCTGCAGACACAGTAAAACAAGTAGAAGAAGAGATTAATATTATAAGGGCAGAAAAAAATTTCTCTTCGGAAATATATTTTATGCCAATAATTGAAAGTGCGGCAGGAGTTCTAAAAGCTTATGAAATTGCTACGGCATCAGATAATGTTTGTGCATTAACAATTGGACTTGAAGATTACACAGCCGATATTGGTGTAGAAAGAACCAATGACGGGAAAGAAAGTTTTTATGCAAGAAGTGCAATAATAACTGCTGCTAAAGCTGCCGGCGTTCAAGCTATCGATTCAGTGTTTTCTGACGTTGATGATTTTGAAGGTTTACGCAAAAGTGTAATTGAAGCCAAATCTCTTGGCTTTGAGGGCAAGGGTTGTATTCATCCTCGTCAAATAAAAGTAGTGCATGAGGCATTTGCACCAACGGAAAAAGAAATCGAAAAAGCTAAAAAAATAGTCGTTGCCTTTAAAGAAGCAGAAAAGAAAAAACTTGGTGTGGTTTCACTTGGCAGTAAAATGGTTGATGCACCAGTTGTAAAACGTGCACAAAAAATTATTGATTTGGCTTTGATGTATAACTTATTGGAAAAAAACTGGGAAGAAAAATTGCAATGA
- the citF gene encoding citrate lyase subunit alpha gives MKLVKNALGRLVPIVVNGKKQIPFKGIGKYVPRGKKASPPISSCANYPNDGNKVVKNLKEALIKCGLKDGMTISTHHHLRNGDIVTNMLFDVIHSMGIKNIRWFPSASFPCHEHLIKYLEDGTIHHIEGSMNGPLGEFTSKGKMKGVGVLRSHGGRYQAVQDGEVHIDIAVIAAPTSDSFGNANGVHGKSACGGLGFALVDSQYADKVIIVTDNLVPFPCVPWQIQGNNVDYVVQVESLGDPSKIVSGTTEITRSPDRLLIAEYIAEFMNAAGIIKNGFSFQAGAGGTSLAFIPFLKEKMKAKGVKARFVRGGSTKYLVEMLEEGLTDFILDGQTFDLDGVRSMRDNSNHVMTSPFTSYNYHGKGNFASIVDAAILGATEVDINFNANVVTHSDGLLLHGIGGWQNCLFSKCTILAVPSFRDRIPVIVDEVTTLCGPGELIDVVITERGIAINPRRKDLLTAVKKSSLPIRSLKEIQKEVNEICGGKPSKPKVDKNKIVAIVKWVDGTVLDSIYKIA, from the coding sequence ATGAAACTAGTAAAAAATGCTTTAGGAAGATTAGTGCCAATAGTTGTGAACGGGAAAAAACAAATTCCATTTAAAGGAATTGGTAAATATGTTCCAAGAGGGAAAAAAGCTAGTCCGCCGATAAGCTCATGTGCTAACTACCCAAATGATGGTAATAAAGTTGTAAAGAACTTAAAAGAAGCTTTAATAAAATGCGGCTTGAAAGATGGCATGACAATTTCTACTCATCATCATCTCCGTAACGGTGATATTGTTACAAATATGTTATTCGATGTGATTCATTCGATGGGAATAAAAAACATAAGATGGTTTCCAAGTGCTTCTTTCCCTTGTCACGAACATCTAATAAAATATCTCGAAGATGGAACTATTCATCATATCGAAGGAAGTATGAATGGACCGCTTGGTGAATTTACAAGTAAAGGTAAAATGAAAGGTGTTGGTGTACTTCGTTCGCACGGTGGAAGATACCAGGCCGTTCAAGATGGAGAGGTTCATATTGATATTGCTGTAATTGCAGCTCCAACTTCAGATTCTTTTGGAAATGCTAACGGTGTTCATGGTAAATCAGCTTGCGGCGGATTAGGGTTTGCTCTTGTAGATTCTCAGTATGCAGATAAAGTAATTATTGTTACAGACAACCTCGTTCCTTTCCCATGCGTTCCTTGGCAGATTCAAGGGAATAATGTGGATTACGTCGTTCAAGTTGAATCTCTTGGCGATCCCTCTAAAATTGTTAGTGGCACTACTGAAATTACTAGGAGTCCAGATAGACTTTTGATTGCCGAATATATAGCAGAATTTATGAATGCAGCTGGCATTATTAAAAATGGGTTCTCTTTTCAGGCGGGAGCCGGAGGAACTTCACTTGCTTTTATCCCTTTTCTTAAAGAAAAGATGAAAGCTAAAGGAGTAAAGGCACGATTTGTAAGGGGTGGTTCGACAAAATATCTTGTAGAAATGTTAGAAGAGGGTTTAACAGATTTTATATTAGATGGACAAACATTTGATCTTGATGGTGTTCGTTCGATGCGTGATAATTCTAATCATGTAATGACCTCCCCCTTCACAAGTTACAACTATCACGGAAAAGGTAATTTTGCATCAATAGTAGATGCTGCAATTCTTGGTGCAACCGAAGTTGATATTAACTTTAATGCAAATGTTGTTACTCACTCTGATGGTCTCCTTTTGCATGGAATTGGGGGGTGGCAAAATTGTTTGTTCTCAAAATGTACTATACTTGCTGTTCCTTCTTTTAGAGATCGCATTCCTGTTATTGTTGATGAAGTAACAACACTTTGCGGACCTGGCGAGTTGATTGATGTTGTAATAACTGAAAGAGGCATTGCTATAAATCCGAGAAGAAAAGACTTACTAACTGCAGTAAAAAAATCTTCCTTGCCAATTCGTTCTCTGAAAGAAATTCAAAAAGAAGTTAATGAAATATGCGGCGGTAAACCATCCAAACCAAAAGTTGATAAAAATAAAATAGTCGCAATTGTTAAATGGGTAGACGGGACAGTCTTAGATTCAATCTACAAAATCGCCTAA
- a CDS encoding peptidylprolyl isomerase, with amino-acid sequence MFLKKYISLFSIYEMYFKSIVFLAMIFLYTNCLPQVPSDTSVVAVVGNQKIKASEVKNRLEDYLLLSGVKDNILVRKSILNNMTNEILLYYYDDNRNIFANPEYQKELNWAKRQTILAFLEDRDVYAKITVTDQEVRQAFYRANEYIAVKHLYAKTESEAESLYQLLQAGVDFDSLAAQVFTDSTLRKNGGYLGYFTWGDMDPNFEEAAYNLKIGEISKPVKTAYGYSIIKLIDAKPHPLLTETEFLNKKDHFIRVLKIRKKGPAEREFINKIFDQKKLRINEKVLNALFESLSQSPQNLIEKFSNSNPNLTCVQYGNKKYSITEIQERINQIPFFHRKKIDSINALKTVIKGLVIQDLLYQRAVKEGYDKNPEVEEMIRKYNKNIFLKYKREEIAEKSVLPDSVIHKFYTDNLQYFRTEPQLNIQEIILKDKKLADSISTLIRDGADFGPLAKQYSIRKWSAENNGVMGFAEISKFGILKDTLWKYDVGSVLGPVNIEGYYGIFKILGKKEGTVKPFEEVRKEVVRLAKKEKSKQLVEDYVNKIKERVVTEEYDKNLSEIKLSF; translated from the coding sequence ATGTTTCTTAAAAAATACATTTCACTTTTTTCGATTTATGAAATGTATTTTAAGAGTATAGTATTTCTTGCTATGATTTTTCTTTACACCAATTGCTTACCTCAGGTTCCTTCTGATACATCAGTAGTAGCTGTTGTAGGGAATCAAAAAATAAAAGCTAGCGAAGTAAAAAATAGGCTTGAGGATTACCTTTTACTTTCAGGAGTTAAAGACAATATTTTGGTTCGAAAGTCTATTCTAAATAACATGACGAATGAAATATTACTTTACTATTACGATGATAACAGAAATATTTTTGCAAATCCCGAATACCAAAAAGAACTTAATTGGGCAAAGAGACAAACTATACTTGCTTTTTTGGAAGATAGGGACGTTTATGCAAAAATAACGGTGACGGACCAAGAAGTTCGGCAGGCATTTTATAGAGCAAATGAATATATAGCTGTAAAGCATCTTTACGCTAAAACAGAATCTGAAGCTGAATCTCTTTACCAGCTTCTGCAAGCTGGTGTTGATTTTGATTCATTGGCAGCGCAGGTTTTTACTGATTCTACTTTGAGAAAAAACGGCGGTTACTTGGGGTACTTTACATGGGGAGATATGGATCCTAACTTTGAAGAAGCAGCCTATAATCTTAAAATTGGAGAAATATCAAAGCCAGTAAAAACAGCTTACGGTTATAGCATTATAAAATTAATTGATGCTAAACCTCACCCACTTCTTACAGAAACAGAATTTCTTAACAAGAAAGACCATTTTATTCGGGTTCTCAAAATAAGAAAGAAAGGTCCTGCTGAACGTGAATTTATTAATAAGATTTTTGACCAAAAGAAATTGAGAATAAACGAAAAAGTTCTTAATGCGCTATTTGAAAGCTTAAGTCAATCACCACAAAATCTAATTGAAAAGTTTAGCAACTCAAATCCTAATTTGACATGTGTTCAGTACGGTAATAAAAAATACTCGATAACAGAAATTCAAGAAAGAATAAATCAAATTCCGTTTTTTCATCGAAAAAAAATAGATTCAATTAATGCATTAAAGACCGTTATTAAGGGATTAGTAATTCAAGATCTTTTGTATCAAAGAGCAGTTAAAGAAGGTTACGATAAAAACCCCGAAGTGGAGGAAATGATTAGAAAGTACAATAAAAATATTTTTCTTAAATACAAACGAGAAGAAATAGCAGAAAAATCGGTTTTACCTGATAGTGTTATTCATAAATTTTATACTGATAATCTACAATATTTTCGCACTGAACCACAGCTGAACATTCAAGAAATAATACTAAAGGATAAAAAGCTTGCTGATTCGATATCAACTCTTATTAGGGATGGTGCTGATTTTGGACCTTTGGCAAAGCAATATTCGATAAGAAAATGGTCTGCTGAAAACAATGGTGTTATGGGCTTTGCTGAAATTTCTAAGTTTGGTATATTAAAAGATACCTTATGGAAATACGATGTGGGTTCTGTATTGGGGCCTGTCAATATCGAAGGTTATTATGGCATATTTAAGATACTAGGAAAAAAGGAGGGTACTGTAAAACCGTTTGAAGAAGTAAGAAAGGAAGTAGTAAGATTAGCTAAGAAAGAAAAGTCTAAACAACTAGTAGAGGACTATGTAAATAAAATAAAAGAAAGGGTTGTTACTGAAGAATACGATAAAAATCTAAGCGAGATAAAGCTGAGTTTTTAA
- a CDS encoding TonB-dependent receptor domain-containing protein, with the protein MKKIFTIVSLVLLFPFLIFAGTTGKLTGRVTDKKTGEPLPFVNITIEGTTLGAASDLDGRYVILNIPPGRYNVKFQYVGYQPLVVENVQISIDLTTTQDAQLEESTIELGAVIVQGNVERIQKDITSSQARVTSEQIQNLPVVELNDILQLQAGVTKDANGQFHIRGGRTTEIAYWVNGISITDPYDNSRGIEIDNSSVQELQVISGTFNAEYGQALSGIVNTVTKEGGKSFNGDVKVYSSDYVSNFTDYFVGIDRYNPFTNYNFQGSLSGPIPFTKDKLTFFATGRYVYDDGYLYGIRKFTTTGQLGDGALVPMNWSKRWIGQSNITYFASTNFKFNLEALYSKENYQDYDHLFKWEPDGNVFKYSKSYNLTFTMTHTFSNTAFYTLKLSKFFKDFNEYLYPDPFDPRYLSPDSLNTVGYAFRKTGTNLHRFFRETNSYIGKIDFTSQVTENHLIKFGVEGRIHNLKFDDYYLEPLRINGIPVVPFQPAIPDINTPNRTKYDNKPIELSAYIQDKIEYQSVIINIGLRLDYFDSRANVLVDPTDPNINLPLRPELENLSLAEREPYFYKKATPKWQIGPRFGIAYPISDKGVLHFSYGHFLQIPTFQYLFQNGPYYVPETGSGYGPYGNPDLKPQKTIMYEIGFRQEFFDDFNVDITGFYRDIRDWITAGPLITTRNLVTYSIFINKDYSNVKGITLNLNKRFSNHYSIDLNYTYQVAEGSNSRPEDEFNAQLSNNEPNLFLIPLDWDQRHLLNFSLFVGDVDWGVSLISRYGTGLPYTPSITQYTADRGITSGLQTNSRRKPNQFSMDLRLHKTFKIANLDITTFVQVFNLLDNKVVLNVFTDTGSADYTTQAQNIGFDPKRPNTVEEFLKNPTNYAAPRLVQIGFEFSF; encoded by the coding sequence ATGAAGAAAATTTTTACCATTGTTTCACTGGTTTTGCTTTTTCCATTTTTGATTTTTGCTGGGACAACAGGGAAATTAACTGGAAGAGTAACCGATAAAAAGACCGGTGAACCATTACCATTTGTTAATATTACTATTGAAGGGACTACGTTAGGAGCTGCTTCTGACTTAGATGGTAGGTATGTAATACTTAATATTCCTCCGGGTAGGTACAATGTAAAATTCCAGTATGTAGGCTATCAACCTTTAGTAGTTGAAAACGTACAAATATCGATTGATTTAACTACCACTCAAGATGCACAACTCGAAGAATCAACCATAGAATTGGGCGCAGTAATTGTTCAAGGCAATGTTGAAAGAATTCAAAAAGATATAACCTCATCGCAGGCTCGTGTTACTTCTGAACAAATTCAGAATTTACCAGTAGTTGAGCTCAACGATATCTTACAATTGCAAGCAGGGGTAACAAAGGATGCAAATGGGCAGTTCCACATTAGGGGTGGTAGAACAACAGAAATAGCTTACTGGGTTAATGGGATTTCAATTACTGATCCGTACGATAATAGCAGGGGGATTGAAATTGATAATAGCAGTGTTCAAGAGTTGCAGGTGATTAGTGGAACATTTAATGCAGAATATGGCCAGGCGTTATCTGGTATCGTTAATACTGTAACAAAAGAAGGTGGGAAAAGTTTTAATGGCGATGTAAAGGTCTATAGCAGCGACTATGTTAGTAATTTTACAGATTACTTTGTTGGAATTGATAGATACAACCCATTTACAAACTATAACTTTCAAGGTAGTTTAAGTGGACCTATACCTTTTACAAAGGATAAGCTTACATTCTTTGCTACGGGTAGGTACGTTTACGATGATGGTTATTTATATGGCATTAGGAAGTTTACCACTACAGGTCAACTTGGAGATGGTGCACTTGTTCCAATGAATTGGAGCAAGAGATGGATAGGCCAATCAAATATAACCTATTTTGCTTCAACAAATTTTAAGTTTAATCTCGAGGCACTTTATTCCAAAGAAAACTACCAGGATTATGACCATCTTTTTAAGTGGGAACCAGACGGCAACGTATTCAAGTATTCTAAAAGTTATAATCTTACTTTTACAATGACTCATACTTTTTCTAATACAGCTTTCTATACCTTAAAACTTTCTAAATTTTTTAAAGATTTTAATGAATATTTGTACCCTGACCCGTTTGACCCAAGGTATTTAAGCCCAGACTCTTTAAACACTGTAGGATATGCTTTTAGAAAAACTGGTACAAATTTGCATAGATTTTTTAGGGAAACCAACTCTTATATTGGTAAAATTGACTTTACTAGTCAAGTCACAGAAAATCACTTGATTAAATTCGGTGTAGAAGGTAGAATCCATAATCTTAAATTCGATGATTATTACCTAGAGCCGTTAAGAATCAACGGCATTCCAGTTGTACCTTTTCAACCAGCTATTCCAGATATAAATACGCCGAATAGAACAAAATATGATAATAAGCCAATTGAACTATCTGCTTATATACAAGATAAAATTGAATATCAAAGTGTTATCATAAATATCGGGTTAAGATTAGATTATTTTGATTCTAGGGCTAATGTTTTAGTAGATCCAACAGACCCGAACATAAACTTACCTTTAAGACCCGAGTTAGAAAACCTTTCTCTAGCAGAACGGGAACCTTATTTTTATAAAAAAGCAACACCTAAATGGCAAATTGGACCTCGTTTTGGTATAGCATATCCTATTAGCGATAAAGGTGTGCTGCATTTTTCGTATGGGCATTTTTTACAGATACCAACTTTTCAATATCTATTTCAAAATGGACCTTATTATGTCCCTGAAACTGGTAGTGGTTACGGCCCTTATGGCAATCCTGATTTAAAACCTCAAAAAACAATCATGTATGAAATTGGTTTTAGACAGGAATTTTTTGACGATTTTAATGTGGACATAACTGGTTTTTACAGAGATATACGAGATTGGATTACTGCTGGCCCATTAATTACCACAAGAAATCTTGTAACTTATTCTATCTTTATTAATAAAGATTATTCTAATGTGAAAGGAATTACACTTAACTTAAATAAGAGATTTAGTAACCACTATTCAATAGATTTAAATTATACATACCAAGTCGCCGAGGGAAGTAATTCTCGCCCAGAAGATGAGTTCAATGCTCAGCTGTCTAATAATGAACCTAATCTTTTCTTAATACCGTTAGATTGGGATCAAAGACATCTGCTTAATTTCTCGTTATTTGTTGGAGATGTTGACTGGGGTGTAAGTCTTATATCACGTTACGGTACAGGCTTACCATATACTCCATCTATTACCCAGTATACTGCTGATAGAGGAATTACTTCTGGGCTTCAGACTAATAGTAGAAGAAAGCCAAATCAGTTTTCTATGGATTTAAGATTACATAAGACTTTTAAAATTGCCAACTTAGATATTACTACATTCGTTCAGGTTTTTAATTTGCTCGATAATAAGGTGGTATTAAATGTGTTTACAGATACTGGTAGCGCTGATTATACAACTCAAGCTCAAAATATTGGTTTTGATCCTAAGAGACCAAATACTGTTGAAGAATTCTTGAAAAACCCAACTAATTATGCGGCTCCAAGATTAGTTCAAATTGGCTTCGAATTTTCATTCTAA